The Prevotella melaninogenica genome has a segment encoding these proteins:
- a CDS encoding biotin/lipoyl-containing protein produces MKEFKYTIDGKEYKVEIGEINAENVAEVSVNGEQYAVQMEQPAEPEKKVELGKPAAAEASEEATPAVAINSSAAVKAPLPGTITSVEVTVGQEVKAGDTVVVLEAMKMQNNIEAEKDGKVTAIAVKVGQAVLEDDPLVVIE; encoded by the coding sequence ATGAAAGAATTCAAATATACTATCGACGGCAAGGAATATAAAGTCGAGATTGGTGAGATTAATGCTGAGAATGTTGCAGAAGTATCTGTCAACGGCGAGCAGTATGCAGTACAAATGGAGCAGCCTGCTGAACCAGAGAAGAAGGTTGAGCTTGGTAAGCCAGCTGCTGCTGAGGCAAGTGAGGAGGCTACTCCTGCTGTTGCTATCAACAGTTCTGCAGCTGTTAAGGCTCCACTTCCAGGAACCATCACATCTGTTGAGGTGACTGTTGGTCAGGAGGTAAAGGCTGGTGATACTGTTGTTGTCCTCGAGGCTATGAAGATGCAGAACAACATCGAAGCTGAGAAGGATGGCAAGGTAACTGCTATTGCTGTGAAGGTCGGTCAGGCTGTGCTTGAGGACGACCCATTGGTTGTTATTGAATAA
- the panD gene encoding aspartate 1-decarboxylase, with product MQIEVLKSKLHCATVTEANLHYMGSITIDEDLLDAANMIAGEKVQIVNNNNGERFETYIIKGERGSGCICLNGAAARKVVVGDEVIIISYALMDFEEAKTFKPSIVFPKEGNKL from the coding sequence ATGCAGATAGAAGTATTAAAAAGTAAGTTGCACTGTGCTACTGTCACAGAGGCAAATCTTCATTATATGGGTAGTATTACTATTGATGAAGACTTGTTGGATGCTGCTAATATGATAGCAGGTGAGAAGGTTCAAATTGTGAATAACAATAATGGTGAACGCTTTGAGACCTATATTATTAAGGGAGAAAGAGGCTCTGGCTGTATCTGCCTTAATGGTGCAGCAGCTCGCAAGGTTGTAGTAGGGGATGAGGTAATTATCATCTCTTATGCATTGATGGATTTTGAAGAAGCAAAAACCTTCAAGCCTTCAATTGTATTTCCAAAGGAAGGCAACAAGTTATAA
- a CDS encoding acyl-CoA carboxylase subunit beta — translation MSKQTEKIKALVEKRELARLGGGQKAIDKQHERGKYTARERIEMLVDKGSFEEYDMFKLHRCHNFGMEKKQYLGDGVVAGSATIDGRLVYLYAQDFTVNGGSLSETMAQKICKVMDMAMTNGAPVICMNDSGGARIQEGISALAGYGEIFERNILASGVIPQISSILGPCAGGAVYSPALTDFIIMKEQTSYMFLTGPKVVKTVTGEDIDAEHLGGASVHASKSGVTSFTAKTEEEAMDLIKKLLSYIPSNNREEAPRVECTDPIDRKEDLLNEIIPDDPNQAYDMYKVIQAVTDNGEFFEVQPKFAKNIITGFARFNGQSVGIVANQPSAYAGVLDTNASRKGARFVRFCDAFNIPIVSLVDVPGFLPGTGQEYNAVILHGAQLLYAYGEATVPKITITLRKSYGGSHIVMGCKQLRSDLNFAWPSAEIAVMGASGAVAVLCGREAKEVKEQGGDVKQFLAEKEEEYSEKFANPYQAAQFGYIDDVIEPRNTRFRICRGLAQLAHKKQDLPAKKHGCMPM, via the coding sequence ATGAGTAAGCAAACAGAAAAGATCAAGGCACTCGTGGAGAAGCGCGAGTTAGCACGCTTAGGTGGTGGTCAGAAAGCCATCGACAAGCAGCATGAGCGCGGAAAGTATACTGCACGTGAGCGTATTGAAATGCTGGTTGACAAAGGCAGCTTCGAGGAATACGATATGTTCAAACTCCATCGTTGTCATAACTTCGGTATGGAGAAGAAGCAGTACCTCGGTGATGGTGTTGTTGCTGGTTCAGCAACTATCGACGGTCGTCTCGTCTACCTCTATGCGCAGGACTTCACCGTAAACGGAGGTTCACTTTCTGAAACAATGGCTCAGAAAATCTGCAAGGTAATGGATATGGCTATGACCAACGGTGCACCAGTCATCTGTATGAACGACTCTGGTGGCGCACGTATCCAGGAGGGTATCTCTGCTTTGGCAGGTTACGGCGAAATCTTCGAGCGTAATATCCTCGCTTCTGGTGTTATCCCACAGATCTCAAGCATCCTTGGTCCATGTGCCGGTGGTGCAGTTTACTCTCCAGCATTGACAGACTTCATCATCATGAAGGAGCAGACAAGTTACATGTTCTTGACTGGTCCTAAGGTTGTTAAGACCGTAACTGGTGAAGATATCGACGCAGAACACCTTGGTGGTGCAAGCGTTCACGCTTCAAAGAGCGGTGTAACAAGTTTCACAGCTAAGACTGAGGAAGAGGCAATGGACCTTATCAAGAAGCTCCTTTCTTACATTCCTTCAAACAACCGTGAGGAAGCACCACGTGTAGAGTGCACCGACCCTATCGACCGCAAGGAAGACCTCTTGAACGAGATTATCCCAGACGATCCAAACCAGGCATACGATATGTACAAGGTAATTCAGGCTGTAACTGACAACGGAGAGTTCTTCGAGGTTCAGCCAAAGTTTGCTAAGAACATCATCACTGGTTTCGCTCGTTTCAATGGTCAGAGTGTTGGTATCGTAGCTAACCAGCCATCAGCATATGCCGGAGTATTAGATACCAACGCAAGCCGTAAGGGTGCGCGCTTCGTTCGTTTCTGCGATGCTTTCAATATTCCAATCGTTTCACTTGTTGACGTACCAGGTTTCCTCCCAGGTACTGGTCAGGAGTATAACGCTGTAATCCTTCATGGTGCACAGTTGCTCTATGCTTACGGTGAGGCTACAGTTCCAAAGATTACTATCACACTGCGTAAGAGCTATGGTGGTTCACATATCGTTATGGGTTGTAAGCAGCTCCGTTCTGACCTCAACTTTGCATGGCCAAGCGCAGAGATTGCCGTTATGGGTGCATCTGGTGCTGTTGCCGTTCTCTGTGGTAGAGAAGCTAAGGAAGTTAAAGAGCAGGGTGGCGACGTTAAGCAGTTCCTTGCTGAAAAGGAAGAGGAGTACTCAGAGAAGTTTGCTAATCCATATCAGGCTGCTCAGTTCGGCTACATCGATGATGTTATTGAGCCACGTAACACTCGTTTCCGCATCTGCCGTGGCTTGGCTCAGTTGGCTCATAAGAAGCAAGACTTACCAGCTAAGAAGCATGGCTGTATGCCAATGTAA
- the panC gene encoding pantoate--beta-alanine ligase codes for MKVIQKIVELQNELFSCRKENKTIGLVPTMGALHDGHASLVKQSVKENDITVVSVFLNPTQFNDKGDLERYPRTLEADCKLIEACGADYVFAPSVEEIYPKPDNRQYEFPPQSTVMEGAKRPGHFNGVCQVVSRLFYIVHPDKAYFGEKDWQQIAVIKRLVDFIGMKDEITIVECPIIRDADGLAMSSRNMLLTADERAIAPKIYEALSQSVAFSKTHTVAETREKVIADINAVDGLEVEYFEIVDGNTLLEVNTWEAYVVGCITVYCGHTPIRLIDHIKYRG; via the coding sequence ATGAAAGTTATCCAAAAGATTGTTGAACTTCAGAACGAACTTTTCTCTTGTCGCAAGGAAAACAAAACTATTGGATTAGTTCCTACGATGGGTGCGTTGCATGATGGTCATGCGTCACTTGTGAAACAAAGCGTCAAGGAGAATGATATAACAGTCGTTTCTGTTTTTCTTAATCCTACCCAGTTTAATGATAAGGGAGATTTAGAACGTTATCCTCGCACATTAGAGGCTGATTGTAAGCTTATTGAAGCTTGTGGAGCAGACTATGTCTTTGCCCCATCTGTTGAAGAAATCTACCCCAAACCAGATAATCGTCAATACGAGTTTCCACCACAATCTACAGTGATGGAGGGTGCAAAACGCCCTGGTCATTTCAATGGTGTTTGCCAAGTTGTCAGCAGATTATTCTATATTGTTCATCCAGACAAAGCCTATTTTGGTGAGAAAGATTGGCAGCAGATAGCTGTTATCAAACGTCTTGTTGACTTCATTGGCATGAAGGACGAAATAACGATAGTGGAGTGTCCAATTATACGTGATGCGGATGGTTTGGCTATGAGTTCACGCAATATGCTATTGACAGCCGACGAGCGTGCTATAGCACCGAAGATCTACGAGGCATTAAGTCAAAGTGTAGCGTTCTCTAAGACCCATACTGTAGCAGAAACACGTGAAAAAGTCATTGCCGATATCAATGCAGTAGACGGACTTGAGGTAGAATATTTTGAGATTGTAGATGGCAACACGCTTCTTGAAGTAAATACATGGGAAGCGTATGTTGTAGGTTGTATTACTGTTTATTGTGGCCATACGCCTATCCGACTTATTGACCACATAAAATACAGAGGATAA